The sequence below is a genomic window from bacterium.
AAAAATGTTCAATGTTTTTTATACGTAGAGAGTGTACGTTTTCAATATTGTATTTAAGCAATTATAACGTCAATGCCAAGATTTTCCAGAGCATCTTTCTCTTCCTGCGGGACATGTTTGTCAGTAATTACAGTATTGATATCGCTTAACGGGGCAATTAATGCAAAACTGCGTTTTGTGAATTTGCTTGAATCTGCGACAACAAAGGATTTCTTTGATATTTTAATCATAATTTTATTTAAATATGCTTCTTCTACATTTGGAGTGGAAATACCATATTTGATATCAATTCCATCAACGCCGAGAAAAAGTTTATCACAGAAATAGTTTTGGATTGTGCTTTCTGCCATGGGCCCTACCATTGATAAAGCATTTTTACGGAGAATGCCGCCGGGAATTATTACTCTTATACTGGGGTATTCAGCCAGTTGGCGGGCAATGTTAAGGGCATTGGTAATTACAGTGAGATCTTTAAAATTATTAAGATTTTTAGCTATTTCCATAGTTGTTGTTCCGGAATCAAGGATAATTGTTTCTCCCTCATTAATTAATTTTGCTGCGTTTTTACCTATAGATTGTTTTTCCGGAAAATGTTTTTTTGCTTTCAGATTTAATTTGTAGTCAATCGCAACCTGCTGCGGGCGTATAGCTCCCCCCCTTGTTCTTATGAGGAGGTTTTTCTGTTCGAGGTGGGATAGGTCATTTCTGATTGTTACCGGGCTGACCCGAAAGATTTTGCTTAATACAAGTACTTGTACCTGCCCTTCACGA
It includes:
- a CDS encoding DeoR/GlpR transcriptional regulator, whose product is MDEKDLTIERRSKIIEQINREGQVQVLVLSKIFRVSPVTIRNDLSHLEQKNLLIRTRGGAIRPQQVAIDYKLNLKAKKHFPEKQSIGKNAAKLINEGETIILDSGTTTMEIAKNLNNFKDLTVITNALNIARQLAEYPSIRVIIPGGILRKNALSMVGPMAESTIQNYFCDKLFLGVDGIDIKYGISTPNVEEAYLNKIMIKISKKSFVVADSSKFTKRSFALIAPLSDINTVITDKHVPQEEKDALENLGIDVIIA